Proteins from a single region of Candidatus Omnitrophota bacterium:
- a CDS encoding efflux RND transporter periplasmic adaptor subunit encodes MTKNKYLVIVAILAVTAVLFVIMGIGKGGGNDKVQIKEIHPFTGNVSVTVVTTGVIEPQNRLEMKPSISGRIEDILVREGDKVKQGEILAWMSSTERAALVDAARAQGQESLDYWEEVYNETPLVSPINGEVIVRSFEPGQTVTTSDAVLVLSDRLIVSAQFDETDIGSVKVGQKAVITLDAYPDVNINGAVDHIAYESKLENNVTIYDVDIVPQDIPDFFRSGMSANVEVVEKEARDELLVPADAVNEDGGRNFLLVKSGNDNKIVERDIETGLSDGTNVEVVSGLSPEDIVIVREKAYVPLKAKGGANPFMPQRGKNK; translated from the coding sequence ATGACAAAAAATAAGTATTTGGTCATTGTCGCCATATTAGCGGTCACGGCTGTTCTTTTCGTGATAATGGGGATCGGGAAAGGTGGTGGTAACGACAAGGTCCAGATAAAGGAAATACATCCTTTTACGGGAAATGTCTCGGTCACAGTGGTAACGACAGGTGTTATAGAGCCGCAGAACCGCCTTGAGATGAAACCGTCCATCAGCGGCCGTATAGAGGATATACTTGTCCGCGAAGGGGATAAGGTGAAACAGGGGGAAATACTCGCGTGGATGAGCTCAACCGAAAGAGCGGCCCTTGTGGACGCGGCCCGCGCCCAGGGGCAGGAATCGCTTGACTATTGGGAAGAGGTCTATAATGAGACCCCGTTGGTATCGCCTATAAACGGCGAGGTGATAGTGCGCTCGTTCGAGCCCGGACAGACCGTGACCACTTCTGACGCCGTCCTTGTCCTGTCAGACCGTCTTATCGTAAGCGCGCAGTTCGACGAGACCGACATCGGCAGCGTCAAGGTCGGGCAAAAAGCCGTTATAACCCTCGACGCGTATCCGGATGTTAATATAAACGGCGCGGTCGACCACATAGCCTATGAATCCAAGTTGGAGAACAACGTTACTATTTACGACGTGGATATAGTCCCGCAGGACATACCGGATTTTTTCCGTTCAGGGATGAGCGCGAACGTGGAGGTCGTGGAGAAAGAGGCCAGGGATGAACTTCTTGTCCCGGCGGACGCGGTCAATGAGGATGGCGGGCGTAACTTCCTGCTTGTAAAGAGCGGGAACGATAACAAGATAGTCGAGCGTGATATTGAAACGGGTCTTTCCGATGGGACGAATGTTGAGGTCGTATCCGGTCTATCGCCCGAGGATATCGTGATCGTGAGAGAAAAAGCTTATGTTCCCCTAAAGGCTAAGGGCGGGGCCAATCCATTCATGCCGCAACGCGGGAAGAACAAATGA
- a CDS encoding TolC family protein produces MNKKITYTLLVCASAAVLCLVKGVSAEDRGALTWKDCVLEAIEHNPDLEAAFERIKQAKADRDIVISGAAPQVTGSGSGSRSKSSGRKEANSFSYGVTGQQLVFDGFKTSSEVSAAIKTMEAARYDLDVVSSDIRLNLRDAFATLLRAQELVGLTENIAERRKQSLELVRLRYKAGREHRGALLTAEADLAQAEFEVAQAERNISLAQRGLIKALGRERFSPIKVQGDFQVKEVGRVKPDLENLADTTPLLMELIARKEASKFGVMSAESDFFPQVYLNTSLGETASDWPPRKEEWSAGVSVSLPIFEGGSRIANVAKTKAKLRESRADERSGRDGVLLTLEGAWKDLQDAMDSVSVKEKFLQATQERAKIADAQYSTGLISFDDWIIIEDNLVSAKKDFLNAQATVLTAEATWVQAKGGTLEYDKK; encoded by the coding sequence ATGAACAAAAAGATCACCTACACATTGCTGGTATGCGCTTCCGCGGCGGTCTTATGCCTTGTAAAAGGTGTGTCGGCCGAGGATAGAGGCGCCCTTACATGGAAGGACTGTGTGCTCGAGGCTATCGAGCACAATCCGGACCTCGAAGCGGCGTTCGAACGTATTAAGCAGGCCAAAGCGGACAGGGATATCGTCATAAGCGGGGCCGCGCCACAGGTAACGGGAAGCGGATCAGGGTCCAGGTCCAAAAGCTCCGGCCGCAAGGAAGCCAACAGTTTTTCCTATGGCGTAACAGGGCAACAACTTGTCTTTGACGGGTTCAAGACCTCCAGCGAGGTAAGCGCCGCCATCAAGACCATGGAAGCCGCGCGTTATGACCTTGATGTAGTGTCTTCCGACATAAGGCTTAACCTAAGGGACGCTTTCGCCACGCTTTTGAGGGCCCAGGAACTTGTCGGGCTTACCGAGAACATAGCTGAGAGGAGGAAACAAAGCCTTGAGCTCGTAAGGCTCAGGTATAAAGCGGGCCGGGAACACAGAGGCGCGCTCCTTACCGCGGAAGCGGATCTCGCGCAGGCGGAATTCGAGGTGGCGCAGGCCGAACGGAACATATCCCTGGCGCAAAGAGGGCTCATTAAGGCGCTGGGACGAGAGAGATTCTCCCCAATTAAGGTCCAGGGGGATTTTCAGGTAAAGGAAGTCGGGCGTGTCAAGCCGGACCTGGAGAATCTCGCAGATACCACACCGTTACTTATGGAGCTCATTGCCCGCAAAGAAGCCTCGAAGTTCGGGGTCATGTCGGCGGAATCGGATTTTTTTCCACAGGTATATCTTAATACTTCGCTGGGGGAGACGGCGTCGGATTGGCCGCCACGCAAGGAAGAGTGGTCGGCCGGAGTGTCGGTATCGCTCCCGATATTCGAAGGAGGTAGCCGCATAGCGAACGTGGCGAAAACGAAGGCGAAGCTAAGGGAATCCAGGGCCGATGAACGCAGTGGGCGTGATGGTGTCCTTCTCACCCTGGAAGGGGCGTGGAAGGACCTGCAGGACGCCATGGATAGCGTTTCCGTTAAAGAGAAATTCCTCCAGGCCACACAGGAACGCGCTAAGATAGCCGACGCACAGTATTCTACGGGGCTTATATCTTTTGATGACTGGATAATAATCGAGGATAATCTTGTTAGCGCCAAAAAGGATTTCCTGAATGCCCAGGCCACCGTGCTTACGGCTGAAGCCACATGGGTGCAGGCAAAGGGAGGGACTCTGGAATATGACAAAAAATAA